In Actinomyces radicidentis, one genomic interval encodes:
- a CDS encoding alpha-amylase family glycosyl hydrolase: MPLRPMTANLLTEPHHDSGPAHLLGVRRAGAVLTARLWVPAPRSPERVVLRQVVDGEPAVTEMERVAAEPGGAWWEGPVRLVNPVNRYRFLLLEPDAEQPWLWYQRDGLSAHDVPDATDFQVSPEEGLPQWVPDAVVYQIFPDRYGVGAASAAQPSPSGEGAVASTRTPPAWAEPRPWLSEPPARGHVTGRVWYGGDLDGVAEHLEWIQDLGADTVYLTPVFPAGSTHRYDARSFERVDELLGGNEALARLAAALHERGMRLILDLTTNHTGATHDWFRSAVADAGSTEARFYSFEKHPDVYACWLDVPSLPKLDHSAPELRDRLVRGEDSVTARWLLPPYEADGWRTDVANMTGRHGMTDLAHQAAADMRATMAQVEERTGRETWLVAEHFYDASADLTGPGWHGAMNYMGLTRPLWAWLSATQGEAAHLFDSWPTPVPHLPGDEVVAGARRYAGTIPPAALERSMNLLGSHDTPRVRSVVGTRELQMVAATVLFTVPGVPAVFSGDELGATGTTGEHSRTTIPWVTGADGVQGPEVAEYGSWGGVDRVVLGHYRALARRRRETPALRRGGLRWLHAGADLLVWQRTHPDGDVLVAVARDAAAPVRIPLKALPAETAGRIETVGALSATVEGERPDAVLVLAADGPGSVIVDLPRTAPPSH; the protein is encoded by the coding sequence GTGCCCCTCCGCCCGATGACGGCGAACCTCCTCACCGAGCCGCACCACGACTCCGGCCCCGCCCACCTTCTCGGCGTGCGCCGCGCCGGAGCCGTGCTCACCGCCCGCCTGTGGGTCCCGGCCCCGCGGTCGCCCGAGCGCGTCGTCCTGCGGCAGGTCGTCGACGGCGAGCCCGCCGTCACCGAGATGGAGCGCGTCGCGGCCGAGCCCGGCGGCGCCTGGTGGGAGGGTCCCGTCCGCCTCGTCAACCCGGTCAACCGCTACCGCTTCCTCCTCCTCGAGCCCGACGCCGAGCAGCCCTGGCTCTGGTACCAGCGCGACGGGCTGTCCGCCCACGACGTCCCCGACGCCACCGACTTCCAGGTCTCCCCGGAGGAGGGCCTCCCTCAGTGGGTCCCCGACGCCGTCGTCTACCAGATCTTCCCGGACCGCTACGGCGTCGGGGCCGCGAGCGCCGCCCAGCCCAGCCCCTCCGGGGAGGGCGCCGTCGCCAGCACGCGCACGCCCCCGGCCTGGGCCGAGCCCCGCCCCTGGCTCTCCGAGCCCCCTGCGCGCGGGCACGTCACCGGACGCGTCTGGTACGGCGGGGACCTCGACGGCGTCGCCGAGCACCTCGAGTGGATCCAGGACCTCGGCGCCGACACCGTCTACCTCACGCCCGTCTTCCCGGCCGGATCGACCCACCGCTACGACGCCCGCAGCTTCGAGCGCGTCGACGAGCTCCTCGGCGGGAACGAGGCCCTCGCCCGCCTCGCCGCCGCCCTCCACGAGCGGGGCATGCGCCTCATCCTCGACCTCACCACCAACCACACGGGCGCCACCCACGACTGGTTCCGGTCCGCCGTCGCCGACGCCGGCTCGACCGAGGCGCGCTTCTACTCCTTCGAGAAGCACCCCGACGTCTACGCCTGCTGGCTCGATGTGCCCTCCCTGCCCAAGCTCGACCACTCCGCACCGGAGCTGCGCGACCGCCTCGTGCGCGGTGAGGACTCCGTCACCGCCCGTTGGCTGCTTCCCCCCTACGAGGCCGACGGCTGGCGCACCGACGTCGCCAACATGACCGGACGCCACGGCATGACGGACCTCGCCCACCAGGCGGCCGCCGACATGCGCGCCACCATGGCTCAGGTCGAGGAGCGCACCGGCAGGGAGACCTGGCTCGTCGCCGAGCACTTCTACGACGCCTCCGCCGACCTCACCGGCCCCGGCTGGCACGGAGCCATGAACTACATGGGGCTCACGCGCCCGCTGTGGGCGTGGCTGTCCGCCACGCAGGGCGAGGCCGCGCACCTCTTCGACTCCTGGCCCACCCCGGTCCCCCACCTGCCCGGCGACGAGGTCGTCGCCGGAGCGCGCCGCTACGCGGGCACGATCCCGCCCGCCGCCCTCGAACGCTCCATGAACCTGCTCGGCTCCCACGACACGCCGCGCGTGCGCAGCGTCGTCGGCACCCGCGAGCTCCAGATGGTCGCCGCCACGGTGCTGTTCACCGTGCCCGGGGTCCCCGCCGTCTTCTCCGGGGACGAGCTCGGCGCGACGGGCACGACCGGAGAGCACTCGCGCACGACGATCCCCTGGGTGACGGGCGCCGACGGCGTCCAGGGCCCCGAGGTCGCCGAGTACGGGTCCTGGGGCGGGGTCGACCGCGTGGTCCTCGGCCACTACCGCGCGCTCGCGCGACGGCGCCGCGAGACGCCCGCCCTGCGCCGTGGGGGCCTGCGCTGGCTGCACGCCGGCGCCGACCTGCTCGTCTGGCAGCGCACGCACCCCGACGGCGACGTGCTCGTCGCCGTCGCCCGCGACGCCGCCGCACCGGTGCGGATCCCGCTGAAGGCGCTGCCCGCCGAGACCGCCGGCCGGATCGAGACGGTCGGCGCGCTGAGCGCCACCGTCGAGGGAGAGAGACCCGACGCCGTCCTCGTCCTGGCGGCCGACGGGCCCGGATCCGTCATCGTCGACCTACCCCGAACGGCTCCACCGAGTCACTGA
- a CDS encoding sugar ABC transporter permease — protein sequence MAQTQPVAPTPALDADNLEIVNPDNPDAPHENNKMPFRRWFQEIGWRHLVGVLALIFAAFPVLYVISASLNPLGTVASTSIIPKQVSLANYQTLLSGARGPFLRWYLNTIIVCLVVAAFQIFFSVLAAYAFSRFRFKGRRGGLLTLLLIMMFPTTLSMIAIYNMMSDIGQVIPAIGLNTLTGYCLALMGGALGQVWLIKGTFDTIPKELDEAAILDGCSHWQVFYKILLPSLKPILATTFLLAFVGIISEFLIGSIFLTDNSKKTLAVGLYGMLSGDRSNNLGLFAAGAVMTMVPVIALFQYLQKYIVGGATAGAVKG from the coding sequence ATGGCACAGACCCAGCCCGTCGCCCCCACGCCCGCCCTCGACGCGGACAACCTCGAGATCGTCAACCCGGACAACCCGGACGCGCCCCACGAGAACAACAAGATGCCCTTCAGGCGCTGGTTCCAGGAGATCGGATGGCGCCACCTCGTCGGCGTGCTCGCGCTCATCTTCGCGGCTTTCCCGGTGCTCTACGTCATCAGCGCCTCGCTCAACCCCCTGGGCACCGTCGCCTCGACGTCGATCATCCCCAAGCAGGTCTCGCTGGCGAACTACCAGACGCTGCTCTCCGGCGCCCGCGGCCCCTTCCTGCGCTGGTACCTCAACACGATCATCGTGTGCCTCGTCGTCGCGGCCTTCCAGATCTTCTTCTCGGTCCTCGCCGCGTACGCCTTCAGCCGCTTCCGCTTCAAGGGCCGCCGCGGCGGTCTCCTGACGCTGCTGCTCATCATGATGTTCCCGACGACCCTGTCGATGATCGCCATCTACAACATGATGTCCGACATCGGCCAGGTCATCCCCGCCATCGGCCTCAACACCCTCACCGGCTACTGCCTCGCCCTCATGGGCGGCGCCCTCGGCCAGGTGTGGCTCATCAAGGGCACCTTCGACACCATCCCGAAGGAGCTCGACGAGGCCGCCATCCTCGACGGCTGCTCGCACTGGCAGGTCTTCTACAAGATCCTCCTGCCCTCCCTCAAGCCGATCCTCGCGACGACCTTCCTCCTCGCCTTCGTCGGCATCATCTCCGAGTTCCTCATCGGCTCGATCTTCCTCACCGACAACTCGAAGAAGACCCTCGCCGTCGGCCTGTACGGCATGCTCTCGGGCGACCGTTCGAACAACCTCGGCCTCTTCGCCGCGGGCGCCGTCATGACCATGGTGCCGGTCATCGCCCTGTTCCAGTACCTGCAGAAGTACATCGTCGGCGGCGCCACCGCCGGCGCGGTCAAGGGCTGA
- a CDS encoding ABC transporter permease subunit: protein MSSALTNASGPKERTTTIRSVIGRVLVLGATLAMAIYLIPLLIQFKMWMWLAVVVLSALAIFVLYSTKRFVPAKYMFPGTFFLAVFLIVPIILTIQTAFTNFGDGFRGTKEDAITSITNNSVQQKADSPIYNMTVATTGTAADGPYTVFLVDPSDDTVLYGADGETVQTAKSSDVTVENGFVTAAEGYTVLTAKEINTSYKTISALTLTVDDTTAIKVQGVRNAFEGTKTMVYDEKTDSITNTATDTTYTVQKIGKSEYFVDSNGNKLAQSWKQNIGLANFQELFSNTSLVKQLAGAFWWTLIFAGGSMLLTFILGYFLALTLNDDRVRGKKLYRSFLLLPYAVPGFISLLIWSNFYNKDFGLINQTLHLSIDWLGDPTWAKVAVLLTNTWMGFPYMFIVCTGALQSISGDLKEASKIDGASGWQTTTRITTPLLLVSVAPLLVSTFAFNFNNFNAIQLLTKGGPFGAGEYTRGGTDILISMIYRIAFGGNGADYGFASAVSVILFVITGVLAAIQFRATARLEDVN from the coding sequence ATGTCGTCCGCCCTCACGAACGCGAGCGGCCCGAAGGAGAGGACCACGACCATCCGCTCGGTCATCGGTCGCGTCCTCGTCCTCGGCGCCACCCTCGCGATGGCGATCTATCTCATCCCCCTGCTCATCCAGTTCAAGATGTGGATGTGGCTCGCCGTCGTCGTGCTCAGCGCGCTGGCGATCTTCGTCCTGTACTCGACGAAGCGCTTCGTGCCCGCGAAGTACATGTTCCCGGGCACCTTCTTCCTCGCCGTGTTCCTCATCGTCCCGATCATCCTCACGATCCAGACGGCCTTCACGAACTTCGGCGACGGCTTCCGCGGGACGAAGGAGGACGCGATCACCTCGATCACGAACAACTCCGTCCAGCAGAAGGCCGACTCCCCGATCTACAACATGACGGTGGCGACCACCGGCACCGCCGCCGACGGCCCCTACACGGTCTTCCTCGTCGACCCCTCGGACGACACGGTCCTCTACGGCGCCGACGGCGAGACCGTCCAGACGGCCAAGAGCTCCGACGTCACCGTCGAGAACGGCTTCGTCACCGCCGCCGAGGGCTACACGGTCCTCACCGCCAAGGAGATCAACACCTCCTACAAGACGATCTCCGCCCTCACCCTCACCGTCGACGACACGACGGCCATCAAGGTCCAGGGCGTGCGCAACGCCTTCGAGGGCACCAAGACGATGGTCTACGACGAGAAGACCGACTCGATCACGAACACCGCGACCGACACGACCTACACGGTCCAGAAGATCGGCAAGTCGGAGTACTTCGTCGACTCCAACGGCAACAAGCTCGCCCAGTCCTGGAAGCAGAACATCGGCCTGGCCAACTTCCAGGAGCTGTTCTCCAACACCTCGCTCGTCAAGCAGCTCGCCGGCGCCTTCTGGTGGACCCTCATCTTCGCCGGCGGCTCGATGCTGCTGACCTTCATCCTGGGCTACTTCCTCGCCCTCACCCTCAACGACGACCGCGTGCGCGGGAAGAAGCTCTACCGCTCCTTCCTCCTCCTGCCCTACGCCGTCCCGGGATTCATCTCCCTGCTCATCTGGTCGAACTTCTACAACAAGGACTTCGGCCTCATCAACCAGACCCTCCACCTGAGCATCGACTGGCTCGGCGACCCCACGTGGGCCAAGGTCGCGGTCCTCCTCACCAACACCTGGATGGGCTTCCCGTACATGTTCATCGTGTGCACCGGCGCCCTGCAGTCCATCTCCGGCGACCTCAAGGAGGCCTCGAAGATCGACGGCGCCTCCGGCTGGCAGACGACGACCCGCATCACGACCCCGCTGCTGCTCGTCTCCGTCGCCCCGCTGCTCGTGAGCACCTTCGCGTTCAACTTCAACAACTTCAACGCGATCCAGCTGCTCACCAAGGGCGGTCCCTTCGGCGCCGGCGAGTACACCCGAGGCGGCACCGACATCCTCATCTCGATGATCTACCGCATCGCCTTCGGCGGGAACGGCGCCGACTACGGCTTCGCCTCGGCGGTCTCCGTCATCCTCTTCGTCATCACCGGCGTCCTCGCCGCCATCCAGTTCCGGGCCACCGCGCGCCTGGAAGACGTCAACTGA
- a CDS encoding sugar ABC transporter substrate-binding protein: protein MTLNRRSFLSMTAIATTLAAAAACGSDGSSTSSATDGASAASGDASSTAVARDANADLVIWADEKKSDSLKDAAQKWGDSQGITVAVQTVANELQSTFVTANQAGNGPDVVVGAHDWLGNLVQNGAISPVTIADDTKSNLSKVALNAMTYDGQYYGVPYSVETLGLFVNKKLTQDAEPATIEKLVEAGKAAGTEAILSLPVGEAGDAYHMEPIYTSAGGYLFGKDSDGSLNAKDCGVGAEGSLKAAEKMAELGSEGVLKTSITGDNAISLFTDGKAPYLISGPWAISDIEKAGIDYALVKIPGFDGMDDARPFAGVNGFYIASQGKNAAFAQTFVADVIKDTTITKAMFDINQLPPVQTDLADELKADYPNMVTFSELAADNADPMPSIPEMAEVWTPLGKAEANIIKGAEADSTMTSAGDAIKQAIGA, encoded by the coding sequence GTGACTCTCAACCGCCGGTCTTTCCTGTCCATGACCGCCATCGCCACCACCCTCGCCGCCGCCGCGGCCTGCGGCTCGGACGGTTCCAGCACCTCGTCCGCCACTGACGGCGCCTCGGCCGCCTCCGGCGACGCCTCGTCGACGGCCGTTGCCCGCGACGCCAACGCCGACCTCGTCATCTGGGCCGACGAGAAGAAGTCCGACTCCCTCAAGGACGCCGCCCAGAAGTGGGGCGACTCCCAGGGCATCACCGTCGCGGTCCAGACCGTCGCCAACGAGCTCCAGTCCACCTTCGTCACCGCCAACCAGGCCGGCAACGGCCCGGACGTCGTCGTCGGCGCCCACGACTGGCTCGGCAACCTCGTCCAGAACGGTGCCATCTCGCCCGTCACCATCGCCGACGACACCAAGTCGAACCTCTCCAAGGTCGCCCTCAACGCCATGACCTACGACGGCCAGTACTACGGCGTCCCCTACTCCGTCGAGACCCTCGGCCTCTTCGTGAACAAGAAGCTCACCCAGGACGCGGAGCCTGCCACCATCGAGAAGCTCGTCGAGGCCGGCAAGGCCGCAGGCACCGAGGCCATCCTCTCCCTCCCCGTCGGCGAGGCCGGCGACGCCTACCACATGGAGCCCATCTACACCTCCGCGGGCGGCTACCTCTTCGGCAAGGACTCCGACGGCTCGCTCAACGCCAAGGACTGCGGCGTCGGCGCCGAGGGCTCCCTCAAGGCCGCTGAGAAGATGGCCGAGCTCGGCTCGGAGGGCGTCCTCAAGACCTCCATCACCGGCGACAACGCGATCTCCCTCTTCACCGACGGCAAGGCCCCCTACCTCATCTCGGGCCCCTGGGCCATCTCCGACATCGAGAAGGCCGGCATCGACTACGCCCTCGTCAAGATCCCCGGCTTCGACGGCATGGACGACGCCCGCCCCTTCGCCGGCGTCAACGGCTTCTACATCGCCTCCCAGGGCAAGAACGCCGCCTTCGCCCAGACCTTCGTCGCCGACGTCATCAAGGACACGACGATCACCAAGGCCATGTTCGACATCAACCAGCTCCCGCCGGTCCAGACGGACCTCGCCGACGAGCTCAAGGCCGACTACCCGAACATGGTGACCTTCTCCGAGCTCGCCGCCGACAACGCCGACCCGATGCCCTCCATCCCGGAGATGGCGGAGGTCTGGACGCCGCTCGGCAAGGCCGAGGCGAACATCATCAAGGGGGCCGAGGCCGACTCCACGATGACCTCGGCCGGCGACGCCATCAAGCAGGCCATCGGCGCCTGA
- a CDS encoding glycosidase, translating into MTTATTLVHRPYNGPLEWWREGLVYEVGSTRMGRVELDASHGLIDHVLSLGLGSVVLRPALLDAVHDVDALRSFIDEAHAKGLRVLVRVSGALDPVTGARTLEHHAITAGHEAEGEGILERSETFLASGADGVDLGFIVPPEVARETDLDRLSEYFAILHGLVAEYVDDGIIGADVSADYPDALRHHLQDDWLHHLRDDSLMLSRWDRESLTRHISRSLEEHDRFGAVPVWRYLPEYHLDDEHDPGDGRRWFETDADERLRRALALQALVLALPGSVYLRQGDEVGLLDTDKPDSPTELAQAVNTLAHSQGSEFGSPLATVRHATLQRREHALSTAPLAFVEGMEWCPRGALTLLTRDVLVLVNTTDAPIALPEGAEIILASRTLEQSEGRLLVPPSTTTWLVAEPVR; encoded by the coding sequence GTGACCACCGCGACGACTCTCGTGCACCGCCCCTACAACGGCCCCCTCGAGTGGTGGCGCGAGGGCCTCGTCTACGAGGTCGGGTCCACGCGCATGGGCCGCGTCGAGCTCGACGCCTCCCACGGTCTCATCGACCACGTCCTGTCCCTCGGCCTCGGCTCGGTGGTCCTGCGCCCCGCGCTCCTCGACGCCGTCCACGACGTCGACGCCCTGCGCTCCTTCATCGACGAGGCGCACGCGAAGGGCCTGCGCGTCCTCGTGCGCGTCTCCGGCGCCCTGGACCCGGTCACCGGCGCCCGGACGCTCGAGCACCACGCGATCACCGCGGGCCACGAGGCGGAGGGAGAGGGCATCCTCGAGCGCTCCGAGACCTTCCTCGCCTCCGGCGCGGACGGGGTCGACCTCGGCTTCATCGTGCCGCCGGAGGTCGCCCGCGAGACGGACCTCGACCGCCTCAGCGAGTACTTCGCCATCCTCCATGGCCTCGTCGCCGAGTACGTCGACGACGGCATCATCGGCGCGGACGTGTCCGCGGACTACCCGGACGCGCTGCGCCACCACCTCCAGGACGACTGGCTCCACCACCTGCGCGACGACTCCCTCATGCTCTCGCGCTGGGACCGTGAGTCGCTCACCCGCCACATCAGCCGCTCCCTGGAGGAGCACGACCGCTTCGGCGCGGTGCCGGTCTGGCGCTACCTGCCCGAGTACCACCTCGACGACGAGCACGACCCGGGCGACGGCCGCCGCTGGTTCGAGACCGACGCCGACGAGCGGCTCCGCCGCGCGCTCGCGCTCCAGGCCCTCGTCCTCGCGCTGCCCGGATCGGTGTACCTGCGCCAGGGCGACGAGGTCGGGCTCCTGGACACGGACAAGCCCGACTCCCCCACCGAGCTCGCGCAGGCGGTCAACACGCTCGCGCACAGCCAGGGCTCCGAGTTCGGCTCGCCGCTGGCGACCGTCCGCCACGCGACCCTCCAGCGCCGGGAGCACGCGCTCTCGACGGCACCGCTCGCCTTCGTCGAGGGCATGGAGTGGTGCCCGCGAGGCGCGCTCACGCTGCTGACCCGCGACGTGCTCGTCCTGGTCAACACGACCGACGCGCCCATCGCGCTCCCCGAGGGCGCGGAGATCATCCTCGCCTCGCGCACGCTCGAGCAGTCCGAGGGCCGTCTCCTCGTTCCGCCCTCGACGACGACGTGGCTCGTCGCCGAGCCCGTGCGCTGA
- a CDS encoding deoxyguanosinetriphosphate triphosphohydrolase → MSTSHESATVSAPGTARSAAAGVDGEEVLDREAAVDLLGYSARDVERFVPEVGKSSRRTPFERDRARVLYSSALRRLGAKTQVLGPSSDDFVRTRLTHSLEVAQVGRALGQALGCDPDVTDTACLSHDLGHPPYGHNGEKALDIVAADIGGFEGNAQTLRLVTRLEPKVLGADGRSVGLNLTRASLDAVAKYPWAKGEGPGGPTGKSARKYCCYDDDREVFEWMRAGAPVGRRCLEAQVMDFSDDVGYSVHDVEDAVALRRMDPVRLDSDGEVEAILDSTLGWYGGDLSRDELGAAWERLRRQPAWLTSYDGGMAAAAGLKDLTSGLIGRFVSSVATATREVFGDGPLTRYEADLVIPEETASEILVLKGAAVHYVMAPREHEPVYLRQRTLIFDLADALLESGDAHLEPVFAQAWRDAADDAGRKRAVVDQIASLTDTSASAWHARLCGMFSSL, encoded by the coding sequence ATGTCCACCAGCCACGAGAGCGCTACGGTCTCCGCCCCCGGAACGGCCCGCTCCGCCGCGGCCGGCGTCGACGGCGAGGAGGTCCTCGACCGCGAGGCCGCCGTCGACCTCCTCGGTTACTCGGCGCGCGACGTCGAGCGCTTCGTGCCCGAGGTCGGCAAGAGCTCGCGGCGCACCCCCTTCGAGCGCGACCGGGCGCGCGTCCTCTACTCCTCGGCGCTGCGGCGCCTCGGGGCCAAGACCCAGGTGCTGGGCCCCTCCTCGGACGACTTCGTGCGCACCCGCCTCACGCACTCCCTGGAGGTCGCCCAGGTGGGGCGCGCCCTCGGTCAGGCCCTGGGCTGCGATCCGGACGTCACCGACACCGCCTGCCTCTCCCACGACCTCGGCCACCCGCCCTACGGGCACAACGGCGAGAAGGCCCTCGACATCGTCGCCGCGGACATCGGCGGCTTCGAGGGCAACGCCCAGACCCTCCGTCTCGTCACCCGCCTCGAGCCCAAGGTGCTGGGCGCCGACGGGCGCAGCGTCGGCCTCAACCTCACTCGCGCCAGCCTCGACGCCGTCGCCAAGTACCCCTGGGCCAAGGGCGAGGGGCCCGGCGGACCGACGGGCAAGAGCGCCCGCAAGTACTGCTGCTACGACGACGACCGCGAGGTCTTTGAGTGGATGCGCGCCGGCGCCCCCGTCGGCCGCCGCTGCCTCGAGGCCCAGGTCATGGACTTCTCCGACGACGTCGGCTACTCCGTCCACGACGTCGAGGACGCCGTCGCCCTGCGCCGGATGGACCCAGTGCGCCTCGACTCCGACGGGGAGGTCGAGGCCATCCTCGACTCCACCCTCGGCTGGTACGGCGGCGACCTGAGCCGCGACGAGCTCGGCGCCGCCTGGGAGCGCCTGCGCCGCCAGCCCGCCTGGCTCACCTCCTACGACGGCGGTATGGCGGCCGCGGCCGGCCTCAAGGACCTCACGAGCGGGCTCATCGGCCGCTTCGTCTCCTCGGTGGCCACCGCCACCCGAGAGGTCTTCGGCGACGGGCCGCTCACCCGCTACGAGGCGGACCTCGTCATCCCCGAGGAGACGGCCAGCGAGATCCTCGTGCTCAAGGGCGCCGCCGTGCACTACGTCATGGCCCCGCGCGAGCACGAGCCGGTCTACCTGCGCCAGCGCACCCTCATCTTCGACCTGGCCGACGCGCTCCTCGAGTCCGGCGACGCCCACCTCGAGCCCGTCTTCGCGCAGGCCTGGCGCGACGCCGCCGACGACGCCGGCCGCAAGCGCGCCGTCGTCGACCAGATCGCCTCCCTCACGGACACCTCTGCCTCCGCCTGGCACGCGCGCCTGTGCGGCATGTTCTCCTCGCTCTGA
- the dnaG gene encoding DNA primase, translated as MAGLIKREDIEAVRDRAKIEDVVGEHVTLKSGGVGSMKGLCPFHDEKTPSFHVRPQLGLWHCFGCGEGGDVISFVQKINSLSFTEAVEYLAGRVGVQLHYEEGSGTVRRGLEPGTRQRLLDANRLAQEWFTQQLATPAAQAARDFLTGRGFDRRAADHFGCGYAPAGWDNLAGHLRSNGYTERELVESGLCSQGGQNGSRVYDRFRDRLIWPIRDVTGATVGFGARRLSEEDKGPKYLNTPETAIYHKAQVLYGLDLAKKDIARTSSIVVVEGYTDVMAAHLSGVTTAVATCGTAFGEEHVKIVRRLLGDAADPSAGVIAGNRARGGEVVFTFDGDAAGQKAALRAYGEDQHFAAQTFVAVDPHGMDPCDLRMAEGNDAIPRLLSRRVPLFEFVIRTSLAHLDLDTAEGRVRGLRAAAPVVAGIRDRALRREYTRRLAGWIGLPETEAVGAVRAAERRGIRPGLADEPYGDPYEDEGAPDAPGAAAGPGLPPVTDPVARLERQALEVLVQMPVVAASEGADDLDPAAFTQPIHRAVFEAIEAAGGAAEVPGLVERAQAAGIARAEATQRATIHWIEEVRAGAIGPVSAAVTELAVAPLPLPTPRGKAAESGQPDPEAARRYASGVLRALARTGVNRRLAELRARHRRMSRDDEGYRELFEEIVGLENRRQQMAREG; from the coding sequence ATGGCGGGACTGATCAAGCGCGAGGACATCGAGGCGGTGCGCGATCGCGCCAAGATCGAGGACGTCGTCGGCGAGCACGTCACGCTCAAGAGCGGCGGCGTCGGCTCCATGAAGGGTCTGTGCCCCTTCCACGACGAGAAGACCCCCTCCTTCCACGTGCGCCCCCAGCTGGGCCTGTGGCACTGCTTCGGCTGCGGCGAGGGCGGCGACGTCATCTCCTTCGTCCAGAAGATCAACTCCTTGTCCTTCACCGAGGCCGTCGAGTACCTCGCCGGGCGCGTCGGCGTCCAGCTCCACTACGAGGAGGGCTCGGGCACGGTCCGCCGCGGCCTCGAGCCCGGCACCCGCCAGCGCCTCCTCGACGCCAACCGCCTCGCCCAGGAGTGGTTCACCCAGCAGCTCGCGACCCCGGCCGCCCAGGCCGCCCGCGACTTCCTCACGGGGCGCGGCTTCGACCGCCGCGCCGCCGACCACTTCGGCTGCGGCTACGCGCCCGCCGGCTGGGACAACCTCGCGGGCCACCTGCGCTCCAACGGCTACACCGAGCGCGAGCTCGTCGAGTCCGGCCTGTGCTCCCAGGGCGGCCAGAACGGCTCCCGCGTCTACGACCGCTTCCGGGACCGCCTCATCTGGCCCATCCGCGACGTCACCGGCGCCACCGTCGGCTTCGGTGCCCGGCGCCTGTCCGAGGAGGACAAGGGGCCCAAGTACCTCAACACCCCCGAGACCGCGATCTACCACAAGGCACAGGTCCTCTACGGCCTCGACCTCGCCAAGAAGGACATCGCCCGGACGAGCTCGATCGTCGTCGTCGAGGGCTACACCGACGTCATGGCGGCCCACCTCTCCGGCGTCACCACCGCGGTGGCCACCTGCGGCACCGCCTTCGGCGAGGAGCACGTCAAGATCGTGCGCCGCCTCCTCGGCGACGCTGCCGACCCCTCCGCCGGCGTCATCGCCGGGAACCGCGCCCGCGGGGGAGAGGTCGTCTTCACCTTCGACGGCGACGCCGCCGGCCAGAAGGCGGCCCTGCGCGCCTACGGCGAGGACCAGCACTTCGCCGCCCAGACCTTCGTCGCCGTCGACCCCCACGGGATGGACCCCTGCGACCTGCGGATGGCCGAGGGCAACGACGCGATCCCGCGCCTGCTCTCGCGGCGCGTCCCGCTCTTCGAGTTCGTCATCCGCACCTCGCTCGCCCACCTCGACCTCGACACCGCCGAGGGGCGGGTGCGCGGGCTGCGCGCCGCCGCCCCCGTCGTCGCCGGCATTCGGGACCGGGCCCTGCGGCGCGAGTACACGCGGCGCCTGGCCGGCTGGATCGGCCTGCCGGAGACCGAGGCCGTCGGCGCCGTGCGCGCCGCCGAGCGCCGCGGCATCCGTCCGGGCCTTGCCGATGAGCCCTACGGCGACCCCTACGAGGATGAGGGCGCGCCGGACGCCCCCGGCGCCGCCGCCGGCCCGGGTCTGCCGCCCGTGACCGACCCCGTGGCGCGGCTCGAGCGCCAGGCCCTCGAGGTCCTCGTCCAGATGCCCGTCGTCGCCGCCTCGGAGGGCGCCGACGACCTCGACCCCGCCGCCTTCACCCAGCCGATCCACCGCGCCGTCTTCGAGGCCATCGAGGCCGCCGGGGGAGCCGCGGAGGTGCCGGGCCTCGTCGAGCGGGCGCAGGCCGCGGGCATCGCGCGCGCCGAGGCCACGCAGCGCGCCACCATCCACTGGATCGAGGAGGTGCGCGCCGGCGCCATCGGGCCCGTGAGCGCCGCCGTCACCGAGCTCGCCGTCGCCCCGCTGCCCCTGCCGACGCCGCGCGGCAAGGCCGCCGAGTCCGGTCAGCCGGACCCCGAGGCGGCGCGCCGCTACGCCTCCGGCGTCCTGCGAGCACTGGCGCGCACCGGCGTCAACCGCCGCCTCGCCGAGCTGCGCGCCCGGCACCGCCGCATGAGCCGGGACGACGAGGGCTACCGCGAGCTCTTCGAGGAGATTGTGGGTCTGGAGAACCGCCGCCAGCAGATGGCCCGCGAGGGCTGA
- a CDS encoding peptide deformylase, with product MAIRDIRIIGDPILRTECEWITDIDDSVKALVEDLLETVDDDGRAGLAANQIGVGLRAFSWNIDGEIGYILNPRLEDLDWDEYQDGDEGCLSVPGLFFPTKRAWYARARGIDLDGKEVVVEGEELMGRCIQHECDHLEGHLYLDRLERKVRAKAMKALRAQGL from the coding sequence ATGGCAATCCGCGACATCCGCATCATCGGCGACCCGATCCTGCGCACCGAGTGCGAGTGGATCACCGACATCGACGACTCCGTCAAGGCTCTCGTCGAGGACCTCCTCGAGACGGTGGACGACGACGGTCGCGCCGGCCTCGCGGCCAACCAGATCGGCGTCGGCCTGCGCGCCTTCTCCTGGAACATCGACGGGGAGATCGGATACATCCTCAACCCGCGCCTCGAGGACCTCGACTGGGACGAGTACCAGGACGGCGACGAGGGCTGCCTGTCCGTCCCCGGCCTCTTCTTCCCGACGAAGCGCGCCTGGTACGCCCGCGCCCGCGGGATCGACCTGGACGGCAAGGAGGTCGTCGTCGAGGGCGAGGAGCTCATGGGCCGCTGCATCCAGCACGAGTGCGACCACCTCGAGGGTCACCTCTACCTGGATCGCCTCGAGCGCAAGGTTCGCGCCAAGGCCATGAAGGCACTGCGGGCCCAGGGGCTGTGA